A segment of the Populus alba chromosome 9, ASM523922v2, whole genome shotgun sequence genome:
ATACAAAGCAACCAAGGGTTTCACAGACAGTGAGTTGCTGGGCTGTGGGGGTTTTGGAAAGGTTTACAGAGGAGTATTGTCTTCTTCCAGTATGCAAGTCGCGGTCAAGAAAGTATCCCATGATTCCAGGCAAGGTACTAAGGAATTCGTTGCTGAGATTGTTAGCATGGGGAGGCTGAGGCACCGGAACTTGGTCCAGCTCTTTGGCTATTGCCGGAGAAAGGGAGAGCTCCTCTTGGTCTATGACTATATGCCCAATGGAAGCCTTGATAAACTCCAATTTCGCAATGACACACCCAGCCTTAACTGGGCTCGGCGATATCAAATCATCCGGGGAGTTGCATCTGCCCTTCTTTACCTCCATGAAGAGTGGGAACAGGTTGTTCTGCACAGAGATGTGAAAGCTAGCAATGTTCTATTAGATGCCGATCTTAACGGACGGCTAGGAGATTTCGGGCTTGCTAAGTTTCATGACCATGGATCAACTCCTCAAACAACCAAAGTGGTTGGAACAGTTGGATATCTTGCACCGGAGATTACTAGAACAGGAAAGTCAACTACCTGCAGCGATGTTTTTTCGTTTGGGACATTTATGCTCGAAGTAACATGTGGAAGGAAGCCTGTAGAGTCAGAGAGACCACCTGAGGAGGTTGTTCTTGTTGACTGGGTACTTGAATGCTGGAATAGAGGTGCCATTCTTGGGACAGTTGATCCTAGACTTGAAGGCAACCACGTGGAGGAAGAAATGGAGTTGGTCTTGAAGCTAGGCCTGCTCTGTACACATCGCACTCCGGCAGCTAGACCTAGCATGAGGCAAGCGGTGCAATATCTGGATGGAAATGCTACTTTACCTGATTTACCACTTCACGGTGCAGGAATCGGTTTAGTTCCAGTTAGCAATGAAGTATCTACAGAACATGTTTTAACAATCCCGAACTCATCAGATGAAATTTCTTCGTATTCCGTGTCGGATTCTGAATCAATCTTCAGTGGTCGTTGAAACAACCAATGCTTCATGGAGGATTGATTACGtaaatatatacattaaaacTTGTTCAATGTGAAATATAGATGATCTTATAGATCTTGACTGGTTATGAGTAGCAGACCCTTTATAAAACTAATTATGTAAAATCATCTAGTAAAATTTAAGTCTGGCCCAACTTTCGCATCTAAATTTAcagatttttcttatcaaactATTTGTTTGAGGTGAAAAAGGCTCAGTTGGAGCTTAGCAATGGGGGCACTGGTGTATAAATGAATCTACATGGTAAATCATAATACATTTTCGGACCAGCCCTATATAAAATAAGTCATAACAACGGGAAAAAAAACGTGATAATATTTCAGTCTTTAATTAGACTAAGGATATGAACCTCTGGAGCAACGATCAAGGAAACCTCGAAGtgcaaagtttatttttttttttaatctttttgataATAGTCGAtatcatttataattattaattcgGACTCATGACTCCTTACTGACTTTTTCCATGCATCAAAAGCCAAGTAAACTTTTCCATGCATCAGTAGCCAAACTCTTTTGGAATCATTTTTCCACTTGAAGCCTTCAATTTGATCAAGAAGACTTTGACGTTGctctattgttttcttttaccaATGTGAAACagaagaagcaaaaacaatCTTCTGCACGTTATTATGATCGTAATAACTCAACTTTGAATTCTCCAAAATTTTactgaatgttattttatttttatttttattcataaaaaatctaaaaaattatataaaaaaaatttaaaattcaaaatatattttctcaattCCACCcatcttttccaaaaaaataaaaaagagtttatttgGATCAATATGGGTCAAACCGTGTCGATCGgggtaaaaaaatgagtttcattCCGTTTGGGGTCAAAACTATCATTTTTAGTTAAAACCGAGTCCACCAAATCAATACAGGTCAAAACCATGTCGcccaagataaaaaataaaattttcttattattttggggcaaaactattatttttagtcAAAATCAAGCTCACCAAGTTAATGCAGGTCAAACTATTCCGAacgagataaaaaaataaattttgaattattttaagtcaaaactgttattttttgttaaaaatccaGCCGCCATGTTGATatcgattaaaaaaatattataatttttttttaaaaaaacacaattactttttctttttctttgaaagaatatttttaaaaatgatgtttaCTTTCAATTTATCATAATCAACGCTGAATTTCTAATTACTTTAAACTTAGTAAATTACGAACTCCAATCAAATCTTCATTTtacctaaataatttttttattacaaaaaaaaactggagCCGCGCCGTGTATAACAATGGTGATTGCATCGTTCAAATCATTGCACTTTCTACTCGGCCTGTTTGTTTCCTTGAAGCTCTTGGCCTTAGCTCAAGAGGAAAACCACTTCATCTATCATGGCTTCACTGGAGCCAACCTGCTCCTCGGCGAGAATGCAAAAATCTATCCAAATGGTCTCTTAGAGCTGACAAACACTTCAAAACAGCAGATTGGCCGTGCTTTCTTCCCATTCCCTTTTCAATTCAACACATCTTTATTCAACAATTCTCGGTCTCTCTCATTCTCTACCAGTTTTGCGTTTGCCATGTCCCTGAAACTGCCTACACTTGGTGGCCAAGGCATGGCCTTCACCATCTCTCCATCTGTGGACTTCACAATCACAGGGGCTATGGCAGCTCAGTACTTTGGAATCCTCAATTCTACAAGCAATGGCCTGCCTTCAAACCATCTATTGGCAGTTGAGCTGGATGCATTTCAAAGCCTGGATCTTAAAGACATCAATGACAACCACGTTGGAATTGATGTAAACAGCTTGATATCCATTGAATCTGCTCCGGTGACCTACTTTTCAGTTGAGGAAAAGGAGAATAAGAGCTTGACTCTCATAAGTGGTCATGTGATGCACGTGTGGATAGATTATGATGAAGCAGAGAAGCTACTCAATGTTACAGTTGCTCCTGTCACAAGAACAAAACCAACCTTGCCTCTCTTGTCAACACCTCTCGATCTTTCTTCTGTTATGTTGGATTCTATGTACGTTGGTTTTTCTTCATCTACTGGAGCAGTGGCTAGCAGCCACTATATTCTGGGGTGGAGCTTCAACAGAGGCGGACAAGCTCAAAGTCTTGACGTGTCAAAGTTGCCTACACTTCCTCCTCcaagaaaatcaacaaagaaaccACATTTAAGAATTATTGGTCCCAGCAATAAGAACAGCAATCATTTTGCTGGTAGCAATCTCTGGTGATGTTTGTATAATAAGGCggaagaaaatatgaaaaaacttgCGCGAAGATTGGGAACAGGAATATGGCCCTCAAAGATTCTCCTACAAGGATTTATATACAAAGCAACCAAGGGTTTCAACAGACAGTGAGTTGCTGGTGTGGGGTTTTTGGAAAGGTTCAGAGGAGTAAATTGCCTTCTTCCAGTATGCAAGTGGCGATCAAGAAAGTATCCCATGATTTCCAGGCAAGGTACTAAGGAATTCGTTGCTGAGATTGTTAGCATGGGGAGGCTGAGGCACCGGAATTGGTCAGCTCTTCGGCTATTGCCGGAGAAAGGGAGAGCTCCTCTTGGTCTATGACTATATGCCCAATGGAAGCCTTGATAAACTCCTATTTCGCAATGAACACCCAGCCTTAAACTGGGCTCGGCGATATCAAGTCATCAGGGGAGTTGCGTCTGCCCTTCTTTACCTCCATGAAGAGTGGGAACAGGTTGTTCTGCATAGAGATGTGAAAGCTAGCAATGTTCTGTTAGATGCCGATCTTAACGGACGGCTAGGAGATTTCGGGCTGGCTAAGTTTCATGACCATGGATCAACTCCTCAACAACCAAAGTGGTTGGAACAGTTGGATATCTTGCACCGGAGATTACTAGAACAGGAAAGTCAACTACCTGCAAGCGATTGTTTTTCGTTTGGGACATTTATGCTCGAAGTAACATGTGGAAGGAAGCCTTGTAAGAGTCAGAGAGACCACCTGAGGAGGTTGTTTCTTGTTGACTGGGTACTTGAATGCTGGAATAGAGGTGCCATTCTTGGGAACAGTTGAATCCTAGACTTGAAGGCAACCACGTGGAGGAAGAAATGGAGTTGGTCTTGAAGCTAGGCCTGCTCTGGTACACATCGCACTCCCTGGGCAGCTAGACCTAGCATGAGGCAAGCGGTGCAATATCTGGATGGAAATGCTACTTTACCTGATTTACCACTGCACGGTGCAGGAATCGGTTTAGTTCCAGTTAGCAATGAAGCATCTAGAGAGCATGTTTTAACAATCCCGATATCATCAGGTGAAATTTCTTCCAATTCCTTGTCCGAGCTCTGATATCAATCCTCAGTGGTCGTTGAACGCAATGCTTCATGGAGGACTGATTACGTAAATATATATGTACATTAAGACTTGTTTGATGTGAAATATAGAGGAAGGTGCCGAAGAACTTTGAAGATTGTAGCAtttctgcaattttttttcaaccactTGTGTCTTGTGAGCTGTTAGCATGGAACAGTCGCCCGCCCTGCAGACCGTAAGCCCAGAGACAAGAAGGGCTTGTAGGAGTTATTCAATTATGTTAAAATTGTATAATTGTATATTTCGTTTATTAATATACAAATATTTCTTTACTAGCAGAAGTAATAGATTCATGGAAACATATAACAAATTCTATGTTAACATATAACCTAAATCTCTATAATAGACGCTCAAGCGAAAAAGAAAGCTAGAAAACGTCAAGAAAATAGGTGTAAAGGGTTGTCGACAGAAGAAAGATTCTTTGACCACTCTCTACACACCCCCTCCAcatacaataattaattttattaattactagaATAATCCCACCTTCTTGATACTcactaaaaatgttttttttaaatttaaatggcTTAATTAATCATGCATATATAATCcagacaaaaaatatattttataattaactcaaGCCCTAGTCAACTACctgatttaaacttaaaatttatattgtttagaatctttttttctaattttttttgtgatttataAGCCAATTTAAACCTCCAACTTTCGCCCTATATataagtaaattataaaatctcatAATCTTTCAATTTGGAATTAATATTATTGACGAAGAGCTAAATTGGTAGAGGCATAAGTGTAGTTGGTTCAAGGATAAGCAGCAAATAATCTGTGTGCTATGCATGCATCTTAACACTAGGAGACGAGACGAGAGCCACGCAACGCATTACGTGTCCACCTCAAGTTCCTTTTCTTAGCCATTACGTATCCGCTACGGCATTGCTTCGCATCGCATGGCGTATTTAATTTCTActatttattatattcatttattactattttcttttgaaagaagcggagtgaatattgttttttaattgtatttttttagaatgtattaaaataatatttattttaaaattatttttgatatcagtatattataatttaaaatatataatgcaaaaatattaatttaaaataaaaaataatttttttttaatattttttaaaatacaagaataaaaatcTCTAAATAAAACTAACTAGTGACTACTTCAAACTTGTTTATTGTCGTATTTACCCTCTCctagtttcttcatcaaaaacacaaaagtagACTAAAAAATTTAGAGTTAAGCATTGAGAATCAGAGGCTCACTTTGACCATCCTTCAAAAATTAAAGGCAGTTGAAAGATCATGTTTAAGAGTAtgatgattgttattttttaaaatattttttatttaaaaatatattaaaaaagtctAAGATGGCCGCCTAGGAATAATCGTATGGAATTTTTCGTGTTAAGTTcaccaatttaaattaaattaaattaaattaatctcgACACGCACTGGACCCAGTTTATTCATTGGAAATCGGTGCAACTGCATGATTGCCCATTTATCTTATCAAAATTCATCAATAGCAAAAAATATcttcttgtattatttttttttattattaaaaaaccataaaaaacaaaaagagttaTCAAACTAATTTTCTGGGGCTATTATTTATCCTTAAAACTTTAATTCTTAAGCGCAGTAAAAAGACTGATatacactattttatttttggtttagataaaataaagaaatgccacttcaaatcttttttttaccctAAATTACTGATGTGCTCTTTGTtacttcaatcttttttttacccTAAAAACCTTAAGTAGAGTTCCTTCAACActtcaaatctgtgaaacaactAGGGAATTCTGAAAAACCAGGTCTGAAATCCGAACACTTGCGCATCGCATCTCCGAGCAAACAGAGGtttaaaactattgattcaATCTGCAATAATCAGTAaacaatgataattattttgtgaAGTCTAATTAGTAATAGAATTCGTTTCTTGCCATAgaagattttagaattttattttctttgaccTTGTATCACactttgaaaagtagttttccCTATTTTTTCAGAGAAAAAGCTTTGGAGAAGGTATTGCGCGCACGTCATAGCAATGTGAAGAGACGTGTTAATAATTCAGTCTTTAGAACGAGGATTTGAAACTGCAACAACAATTAAGGAAAAACTCGAAGCGAAAAACCTTTTTACCAATGTGTATCTGAAGAAGCAAAAACAATCTTCTATTTTGTTCCTGTGGATGGTTGCCGCTTTCAAATTATTGCACTTCCTACTCGCCCTGTTTGTTTCCTCGAAGCTCTTGGCCTTAGCTCAACAGAAAATCAAGTTCATCTATCATGGCTTCACTGGAGCCAACCTGGTCCTCACGGGGATCGCAAAAATCCATCCAAATGGTCTCTTAGAGCTGACAAACACTTCAAAAAACGGCAAATTGGCCGTGCTTTCTTCCCATTCCCTTTTCAGTTCAACACATCTTTAATCAACAATTCTCGGTCTCTCTCGTTCTCCACACCAGTTTGCGTTTGCCATGGTGCCGGAGCTGCCTACAACCTTGGTGACATGGCATAAGCCTTCATGATCTCTCCTTTCTGTGAAGCTTCACAGGGGCTGTGGCAGCTCAGTACTTTGGAATCCTCAATATTAACAAGCGATGGCCAATCTTCAAACCATCTATTTGGCAGTTGAAGCTGGATGCAGTTCCAAGCCAGATCTTAAAGACATCAATGACAGCCACGTTGGAATTGATGTAAAACAGCTTGCTATCCATTGAATCTGCTCCGGTGACCTACTTTTCAGATGAGGAAAAGGAGAATAAGAGCTTGACTCTCATAAGTGGTCATGTGATGCAACGTGTGGATAATTATGATGAAGCAGAGAAGCTACTCAATGTTACAGTTGCTCTGtcacaagaaacaaaacaaaccttGCCTCTCTTGTCAACACCTCTCGATCTTTCTTCTGTTATGTTGGATTCTATGTACGTTGGTTTTCTTCATCTACTGAGCAGTGGCTAGCAGCCACTATATTCTGGGGTGGAGCTTCAACAGAGGCGGACAAGCTCAAAGTCTTTGACGTGTCAAAGTTGCCTTCACTTCCCCctcaaagaaaatcaagaaagaagCCATATTTAAGAATTCTGGTCCCAGCAATAACAGCAATCATTTTTCTGGTAGCAATCTCTGGTGCTGCTTATataataaagaggaaaaaatatgaagagctGCGCGAAGATTGGGAACAGGAGTATGGTCCTCAAAGATTCTCCTACAAGGATTTATACAAAGCAACTACAGTTTCACGGACAGAAAGTTGGCTGGGAAGTGGAGGTTTTGGAAAGGTTTACAGAGGAGTATTGCCTTCTTCCAACATGCAAGTCGCGATCAAGAAAAGTATCCCATGATTCCAAAACAAGGAACTAAGCAGTTTGTTGCTGAGATTGTTAGCATGGGAAGCTGAGGCACAGGAACTTGGTCCAGCTCCTAGGCTATTGTCGGAGAAAGGGAGAGCTCCTCTTGGTCTATGATTACATGCCCCACGGAAGCCTTGATAAACTCCTATTTCACAATGACACACCCAGCTTTAATTGGATTCATCGATATCAGGTCCTCAGaggagttgcgtctgccctTCTTTACCTCCATGAAGAGTGGAACAGGTTGTTCTGCATAGAGATGTGAAAGCTAGCAATATACTATTAGATGATGATTTCAATGGTCGACTAGGAGATTTTGGGCTTGCTAAATTCTATGATCGTGGGGCCAATCCTCAAACAACCTGTGTGGTTGGAACAGTTGGATATATTGCGCCAGAGGTTACTAGAACAGGAAGGACCACTACCAGCAGTGATGTTTTTGCTTTTGGCACTTTTATGCTTGAAATGGCTTGTGGAAGGAAACCTGTAGAGCCAGAACAATCAGCAGAAAAGATGATTTTGGTTGACTGGGTTCTTGATTCCTGGAAAATAGGAGACATTCTTCGAACAGGGGATCCAAAATTGGAAGGTAATTACGTGGTGGAGGAAATGGAATTGGTTTTGAAGCTAGGTCTGCTTTGTTCTTTCTCTACACCACAAGCTAGGCCAAGCATGAGGCAAATTGCGCAATATCTGGATGGGAATGCTAGCCTGCCAGAGATGCCTCTTGATGGTGCTAGCATAGGTTTGATGCCAGTTAGTCATGAAGAGCCTGGGGATTTCACCTTGTCTTTCCATAGATCTAATGATTACTCTGCTCATTCCCTCTCGAGTACCGACTCAATCCTCAGCTGTGGTCGTTGAATCATGGCTTAACGAGGTAAAAATTCTTTAACCTAAAGACTAACAGCTGGCATGTGGCAAGCCTGGTATTAGTGGTGAAGAGGAAGGTAGATTGGAAAACTTAGAAGGTTTGTGCATACCATGGTAATCCTCAAAGCACCACAAAGACTGCTCCAAGAGgggttaattaattagcatagAAACATAGgtataatttatgatttaagcAAAACACATGGTTGAAATAGTACAATGTTTGATGAAACAATGCTGGTCAATGATGGCCGTGTAGCTTCTTCCATTCTCCTCCGTGCTCTAACCCCACCCCACATTTCAACTCAACTATGCCGCATTCCCAAACTAGTTAGAATCAGTTTCACAGATCTTCCTTCTCCATTCATTTAGTCCTTGTTccttttttcataaaactctCCACTTACTTCTGTTATGGACTAAAATGATTAATCACTTATGCCTGCCTCGTTTTTACATTGAAGGTTAATTACATATTGAACTATTCTGACTTCTGATATAGTGACCGCAGAAAGCATAGGCTTCAGTCAACTTTTCTAAAATACAGAAAATCCAACACCAGTATCATCGATTATCCTAACTAGAGTGCAGTTCAGTCGGATATGGCTGCTGGCCGGGTGGTTTAATTCACACAGACTAGtagtggaataaaaaaatggcGATAAATGTATCTAGATGCTGATGTATACACACATATACCTGTTTTAATCTTTCTACAAACAGTCAAGATTGCAAAAAACCACGTTCAAGGACGATAGAAGATATAGACAGCAGCTTTTGTAGGTTGAAAAGGGATTAAAACACCAGCcaagaaaaagtaaaagaaacattgcaacaaaaaatttGCAATAAGAAGGCATCAATATTAATAACCCTCTGCTTTCAGAAAGAGTGTGGATACCCAATTACCTAATGAAAAGGCTAGAGATGTCTGATAAAAAGGTTCCATCATTTCTCCTGGTTATTGGGTCACAGCTTGTTGCAGATGAGGCAGCGCAACCTTCTTGGGACAGGGTACGTTCACTTGCTGTGCAGCCTTTCCTGCATCCAACTACCCTAAGTGATTAAACAGACTCTAATTTATCAAGCACTGGAGATTAGTTGTAATATGATCAACTTTTGGGTCCCTCAAAGAACTTACACAGAGCAAGTTAAACATGAAGTGACTTGATTCCATCTTAGGAAAAACAAGCTCATACTGGAAAAAGATTTTAAACAGACATTAGCCTCCTCGAAAAATtaccacacaaaaataaaaacaaaaggaagttGATACAGATGCAGGATAGCCATCAAAGTGAAAATTACCGGTACTGATGTGTTCATATGAACTGACGGTGCCCGTGAGAGCTTGGAAGAGAGAACCGACCGCTCCCTTTTCTCCTGGTAATATTTTGCTGGTCACAGAGGTGTCAAAGGCAAGGACTGCAGCCATGGATCAACTGTTGTAGTGGCTGTGACTGACGAAATCAGCTCACTAAGATAATCCGCcaataggaaaagaaatgaatcagGGAAGGATGATCTGTGCAGTGGTGTggtttttataatgaaatataagtttgattttgtatttaaaattttgttttaatttaattttgtttttaatttttttttatgttttaaatatggtaaaataaattaaaaaaataaaaaaaatattattttaatatattttcaagcaaagaactctttaaaaagtaattaatatcacaataacaaaaatgaacttgaaaaataactaattattaataaaaagtgaaagtgttgtttgtttttgtatttttaaagttttttttttaaattgaatattttttattttttcttgttttaattttttttttgttattttcatattattttaatatattgatgtcaaaaatattttttattttttaaaaattttattttaatatattttaaaaataaaaaatactttaaaaaaacaaccattattatatttttaaaaacacttgttCTAGAGGTTGAAGTTTATATCACcacttaaaatatcatttttgaaataaattttcttttatataagtAATTTTCCAATAATGTACTGAACCACACTATAAAACTAATACACACACCCACTCTTTTATACCATGTAGAGCTTTCCTCAAATAATTTGGATCATTATACCAGCACCATGGCAGCAGCTTTGTTTTTGCAATAATTCACTATGGCCATGCTATCTAATTGAGGATGATAGGCAAAGCTCATGAATAGAGCTCATGGATAGCTTGAACCATAATCTTTTAAACAATTCGAAGATACTTGAAAGTATCTTGTGAGGTTCTAGCAACTTGGATAAGCTTACGCTTTAAATGGGACCAAAACATGCTTAAAGCAAGCATTAggttttcataataataataatcaaatgagAAGTCTATCCTTTTCTTTGGTCTATTATGGTTTataaactataactaaaagggATTAGTATTTTACTATATTGAGAATTATTGTAGATTGAGAGTGCTTCTATCGTGTATTGCACTGTTTAACATTGTAGCGAGAGTTACTATGGACCGATAATGATTTCAGTGTGGATTGCACTATTTGGTGGGGCATGGTGAAACTGATCTGCTCCCCTGGATCAACTATAGTTTTGGTGAGGCTGCAGCCCCCAAGCTGCAGACATCTGGTGCCGGGGCTAGCAAGCCTTGGGCACTCGTGCGCCAAGTGGGACTGCAGGCCCCAGGCTGAAGACACAAGGCACTAAGACTAGGCTGCGTGCAAGGCTGCAAACCCAGGTGAGCAGGTATGAACTCCCGCGCCCTAAGATTTGCAGAACTGCGCGCAAGGGTTGCAGACTTAGGCGAGCGAGTATGCAGACCCCCTCGCGATTTCCAGactgacacaaccaaaagattgatgtcttctcctaagtgcaggagtgtcgaagtaataaataacccggcaagattggaatcgaaccacaaggaggttaactataataataataataataataataataataataataatacgttaaagaggactttcagatgtaagattaatgtgaggatttaacaataacaaaaacaaatgtcaaggttagagaatccactaatagtattggaaataagtatagtataaactctttttattaatcaactggaaaccacacacaaaggaggtttcaattcgatgatttatccttaatagttcattataaatttttaacatgatcatattaattatcttatttaagtaacaccatacttttaaatattgtcaagaatttatgatgctaacttatgttaacaacaaatcaagttactttcatagcacaggtgtaggttataccatacggttgaccATAAAAGTGCgaagcatttgttataccaagtgttatacaacaccaatctagattaaccatttaacaagcaaagtattaagaattagtaagataaaaagataagacatgttaataataaactttattggatataaatattgaagtccatgttgagtttatattataactattttaacatcattagtgaaaccttttcatcttgacataataaacttagctaaacataatgaagaagataaacataaataaacaacataagaatataagtatagtaaaggaaatgaaaagcataaacaagagattaaggaaaatataacatgaaataaaacttaaacattacaaaaatataaagaaagaaataaagagtatGATCTAGATCTGAACaaacaagatgcctaaatgcatggcaaatgcctctttttataggccaaaatttagaactattgatttgatgactaattgttgagtgggtgaccaactcttgatttggtgaaaatccttatcttcttgtctgaacaaaacatcgttgctaacatcagaattggaaccaacTATTCTAataaaagttctaggaaattatcttatctttccaggaaaaaaa
Coding sequences within it:
- the LOC118034653 gene encoding L-type lectin-domain containing receptor kinase SIT2, with the translated sequence MYVGFSSSTGAVASSHYILGWSFNRGGQAQSLDVSKLPTLPTPRKSTKKPHLRIVVPAITAIILLVAISGDVCIIRRKKYEELREDWEQEYGPQRFSYKDLYKATKGFTDSELLGCGGFGKVYRGVLSSSSMQVAVKKVSHDSRQGTKEFVAEIVSMGRLRHRNLVQLFGYCRRKGELLLVYDYMPNGSLDKLQFRNDTPSLNWARRYQIIRGVASALLYLHEEWEQVVLHRDVKASNVLLDADLNGRLGDFGLAKFHDHGSTPQTTKVVGTVGYLAPEITRTGKSTTCSDVFSFGTFMLEVTCGRKPVESERPPEEVVLVDWVLECWNRGAILGTVDPRLEGNHVEEEMELVLKLGLLCTHRTPAARPSMRQAVQYLDGNATLPDLPLHGAGIGLVPVSNEVSTEHVLTIPNSSDEISSYSVSDSESIFSGR